A window from Staphylococcus succinus encodes these proteins:
- the thiD gene encoding bifunctional hydroxymethylpyrimidine kinase/phosphomethylpyrimidine kinase, which produces MALKKTLTIAGSDTSAGAGMQADLKTFQELNTYGIVALTSIVTMDKATWSHDVTPIPFDVFEKQLETAISIGPDAVKTGMLGTQEIIKRAGEAYIESGANYFVVDPVMVCKGENEVLNPGNTDAMIEHLLPKATVVTPNLFEAGQLSNLGTLHTIEDMKKAAEVIHKQGAQHVIIKGGKALDQDKSYDLYFDGSQFYQLSTDMFQQSYNHGAGCTFAAATTAYLANGKSPKEAVIAAKAFVASAIKNGWKMNDFVGPVDHGAYNRIEHIDIEVTEV; this is translated from the coding sequence ATGGCATTGAAAAAAACATTAACAATTGCTGGTTCAGATACGAGCGCTGGTGCAGGTATGCAAGCAGATTTAAAAACTTTTCAAGAGCTAAACACATACGGCATTGTAGCACTTACCTCAATCGTTACAATGGATAAGGCAACTTGGTCTCACGATGTGACTCCAATTCCATTTGATGTATTCGAGAAACAATTAGAAACAGCAATTTCAATCGGTCCAGATGCTGTAAAGACAGGTATGTTAGGAACGCAAGAAATCATTAAACGTGCTGGTGAAGCATATATCGAGTCCGGTGCTAATTACTTTGTCGTTGATCCTGTTATGGTCTGTAAAGGGGAAAATGAAGTATTGAATCCTGGAAATACAGATGCGATGATTGAACATTTATTACCAAAAGCAACTGTCGTAACACCCAATCTATTTGAAGCAGGACAGCTTTCAAACTTAGGAACACTACACACTATTGAAGACATGAAAAAAGCCGCTGAAGTTATACATAAACAAGGTGCACAACATGTCATTATTAAAGGTGGAAAAGCCCTAGATCAAGATAAATCATATGATCTTTATTTTGATGGCTCACAATTCTATCAATTATCAACAGACATGTTCCAACAAAGTTATAATCATGGTGCTGGTTGTACTTTTGCAGCTGCTACTACGGCTTACTTGGCAAATGGAAAATCACCAAAAGAAGCTGTCATTGCAGCCAAAGCATTTGTCGCATCTGCTATTAAAAATGGTTGGAAAATGAATGATTTTGTAGGACCTGTTGATCACGGGGCATACAACCGTATTGAACATATTGACATTGAAGTGACTGAAGTTTAA